Proteins encoded by one window of Candidatus Stoquefichus sp. SB1:
- a CDS encoding PTS sugar transporter subunit IIC gives MLERIANKLLPIATKLSQQRHLSAVKDSFIISMPLVMAASLFVLLNALGTNFFNTDIFSGIATVVNQGTLGVLSVLIAFTTANNLAEYYLSVKPELADSGFTKIHAGGLAVALMFMLMPVTQQIAVEGLTDPAVISGMFAQELTSSSGLIYSLLTALIGTEIFVRFASIRCLRIKMPENVPPAIEKSFNALIPELITITIFAMVVFGLDQIWGLTIPDIITAVISKPLSSFVLSSPGLIFLQFISDLLWVFGIHGSSILSPIRSAPMLDALTQNIAASGANAPIPNIVTEPFMNMYGLIGGGGCILALVIAIFVVSKRQDHKTVAKLGLVPSLFNISEPIMFGLPVVMNPIFMIPAIIVPSINLVIAYILTNMNLVGRVVAQVPWITPPGFYAFFATGGDIWAAVLSIALLILDVIIYIPFVKVSNKVEENIKN, from the coding sequence ATGTTAGAAAGAATTGCTAACAAACTTTTACCAATTGCAACCAAACTTTCACAACAACGTCATTTGAGTGCAGTAAAAGACAGTTTTATTATTTCAATGCCATTAGTTATGGCAGCATCTTTATTTGTTTTGTTAAATGCATTAGGAACAAACTTCTTCAATACTGATATATTTTCAGGAATTGCTACTGTTGTTAATCAGGGGACACTTGGTGTTTTATCAGTTCTTATTGCTTTTACAACAGCTAATAATTTAGCTGAATATTATTTAAGTGTTAAGCCTGAACTTGCTGATTCAGGATTTACAAAAATACATGCTGGGGGATTAGCAGTGGCTTTAATGTTTATGTTAATGCCAGTAACACAGCAAATTGCAGTTGAAGGATTAACTGATCCAGCTGTTATTTCAGGAATGTTTGCACAGGAATTAACATCAAGTAGTGGATTGATTTATTCTTTATTGACTGCTTTGATTGGAACTGAAATTTTTGTGAGATTCGCATCTATTCGATGTTTAAGAATTAAAATGCCAGAAAATGTTCCACCTGCAATTGAAAAATCATTCAATGCATTAATCCCAGAACTGATTACAATTACTATTTTTGCTATGGTGGTTTTTGGATTGGATCAAATTTGGGGATTAACAATTCCAGATATTATTACAGCGGTTATTTCTAAGCCGTTAAGTAGCTTTGTTTTATCATCACCAGGATTGATTTTCTTACAGTTTATATCTGATTTATTATGGGTATTTGGAATTCATGGTTCTTCTATTTTATCACCTATTAGAAGTGCTCCAATGTTAGATGCATTAACACAAAACATTGCAGCCAGTGGAGCCAATGCACCAATTCCTAATATTGTCACTGAACCATTTATGAATATGTATGGATTAATTGGCGGTGGTGGATGTATCCTTGCCTTAGTTATTGCTATCTTTGTTGTATCAAAACGTCAAGATCATAAAACTGTTGCGAAACTTGGACTTGTTCCTTCTTTATTTAATATATCAGAACCTATTATGTTTGGGTTACCTGTTGTCATGAATCCTATTTTTATGATTCCAGCTATTATTGTGCCATCAATCAATTTGGTGATTGCATATATTTTAACTAATATGAATCTAGTAGGAAGAGTTGTTGCACAGGTACCATGGATTACACCACCAGGATTCTATGCTTTCTTTGCAACTGGTGGAGATATTTGGGCAGCAGTATTATCTATTGCATTATTGATTTTAGATGTCATCATCTATATTCCATTTGTAAAAGTAAGTAATAAAGTTGAAGAAAATATAAAAAATTAA
- a CDS encoding MurR/RpiR family transcriptional regulator — MNNEIIIKIKSLFPDLTKSEKRVALYVNEHFHQILYLSIGDLASQCEVGETTILRFCKRLGFSGYYELKQQAILQIEKEDQHETKYSHKTLNNIHTMVQETTQLLDNDKLSETAKMIMNSQTIYVFGSGFSGLTAKAAQMRLTSFGYKCIVADDKYLQVLSANVMGKDDVALGLSISGENSSTIESIHLAKQNGAKIIAITNHEESSLAKLGHIVLLTAGKEMGREGSTLITEMSQFIVLEMLFEKLHELDKEKIEDMNYKVSYYIRGE, encoded by the coding sequence ATGAACAATGAGATTATTATAAAAATTAAAAGTTTATTTCCAGATCTAACCAAATCAGAAAAAAGAGTCGCACTCTATGTCAATGAACATTTTCATCAAATCCTCTATTTAAGTATTGGGGATTTAGCAAGTCAATGTGAAGTAGGTGAAACAACAATACTCCGTTTTTGTAAACGTCTGGGGTTTTCGGGATACTATGAGTTAAAACAGCAAGCTATTTTGCAAATTGAAAAAGAAGATCAACATGAAACAAAATATTCTCATAAAACATTAAATAATATTCATACTATGGTTCAAGAAACAACACAGTTATTAGATAATGATAAGTTGAGTGAAACAGCGAAAATGATTATGAATAGTCAGACTATTTATGTTTTTGGAAGTGGATTTTCTGGTTTGACGGCTAAAGCCGCACAAATGCGTTTAACATCTTTTGGATATAAATGTATTGTTGCAGATGATAAATATTTACAAGTTTTATCAGCGAATGTGATGGGAAAAGATGATGTTGCATTAGGATTAAGTATTTCAGGAGAAAACTCATCAACAATTGAATCAATTCATTTAGCTAAACAAAATGGTGCAAAAATTATTGCTATAACAAATCATGAAGAATCTTCATTAGCTAAACTTGGACATATTGTTCTTTTAACTGCTGGAAAAGAGATGGGAAGAGAAGGAAGTACTTTAATTACTGAAATGTCTCAGTTCATTGTTTTAGAAATGCTTTTTGAAAAGTTACATGAATTAGATAAAGAGAAAATTGAAGATATGAATTATAAGGTTTCATATTATATTAGAGGAGAGTAG
- a CDS encoding glycoside hydrolase family 3 N-terminal domain-containing protein, whose product MTISNDKIDELISQMTLNEKVGQLNQHLYGWQCFYKNKNGEYELTQFFKEHVKKFDGIGAIYGVLRADAWSGMNEVNGVTKEESAKVIQMIQDYIQENTRLKIPALITEECVHGHQGLNSMMYPTNIGMGMSWNPQLLQDICQEVSYELASKGGHLALFTGLDVMRDPRWGRSEECFSEDSYLTSQMTSAAVKGFQDNDWQVGVVLKHLCAQGACAGGHNSGAASIGPRELREIFLPPVEAGITSGAKGVMAAYNEIDGIPCHINKPLLTDLLRGEYGFHGIVMADGCALDRLSMMDLNIPKMAAKANQAGVDLSLWDHVYVHLEEAVKQGYLTEETLNKSVYRILKLKSELGLFDKKQMSKRVSHSKELALQAARECQVLLKNDGILPLRQDIKKIAVIGPNANNIMNMLGDYTSFQKEQDVITLYQGIQELAGRDIQVEYALGCHIRDCSNEYLEEAIELAQKSDVVILAIGGSSARNFKMEFESNGAVKTSYDKNEMNCGENVDMASLELEGLQVELVKRIKQVNDQIVTVLIQGRPHAIENIVDESRAILAAWYPGNLGGQAIAETLFGQNNPSGKLSMSLPRSSMQLPCFYNGKYSGAKEDYIDMSGKPLYPFGYGLSYSQFDYTDIKLSQDTITINELESQGLDIRLKISNLSHYDGYEIVQIYLIDNESSITRRYKELKAFQKVFIKKQSQQEISIHLNSDAFKIWDYEMKHIIESGTVDILIAKNSEDYITKTLTILEV is encoded by the coding sequence ATGACTATATCGAATGATAAAATAGATGAACTCATATCCCAAATGACATTAAATGAAAAAGTTGGTCAATTAAATCAACATCTTTATGGATGGCAATGTTTTTATAAGAATAAAAATGGAGAGTATGAATTAACACAGTTTTTTAAAGAACATGTTAAAAAATTTGATGGGATTGGTGCCATTTATGGAGTTTTAAGAGCTGATGCCTGGTCTGGTATGAATGAAGTCAATGGAGTGACAAAAGAAGAAAGTGCAAAAGTTATTCAAATGATTCAAGATTATATTCAAGAAAATACCAGATTAAAAATACCTGCACTTATTACTGAAGAATGCGTCCATGGTCATCAGGGATTAAATAGCATGATGTATCCTACAAATATAGGTATGGGGATGAGCTGGAATCCTCAGTTATTACAAGATATTTGTCAGGAAGTTAGCTATGAATTGGCGAGTAAAGGTGGACATTTGGCTTTGTTTACTGGATTGGATGTTATGCGTGATCCACGCTGGGGACGAAGTGAAGAATGTTTTAGTGAAGATAGTTATTTGACAAGTCAAATGACCAGTGCAGCAGTGAAAGGATTTCAAGATAATGATTGGCAGGTAGGGGTTGTTTTAAAACATTTATGTGCCCAAGGAGCCTGTGCTGGCGGACATAATTCTGGAGCAGCATCAATAGGACCACGAGAATTGCGGGAAATCTTTTTACCACCAGTTGAAGCCGGAATAACAAGTGGCGCAAAAGGTGTGATGGCAGCTTATAATGAAATAGACGGAATACCCTGTCATATCAACAAGCCATTATTAACAGATTTGCTCAGAGGAGAATATGGCTTTCATGGAATTGTCATGGCTGATGGATGTGCTTTGGATCGGCTATCAATGATGGATTTAAATATTCCTAAAATGGCGGCAAAGGCAAATCAGGCTGGAGTTGATTTGAGCTTATGGGATCATGTGTATGTTCATCTTGAAGAAGCGGTTAAGCAGGGATATTTAACAGAAGAAACACTCAATAAAAGTGTATATAGAATTTTGAAGTTAAAAAGTGAGTTAGGTTTATTTGACAAAAAACAGATGAGTAAGAGAGTATCTCATTCAAAAGAGTTAGCTTTACAGGCAGCTAGAGAATGTCAGGTTCTGCTAAAAAATGATGGGATTTTACCATTAAGACAAGATATAAAAAAAATTGCTGTTATTGGACCAAATGCTAATAATATCATGAATATGCTGGGAGATTATACATCATTTCAAAAAGAACAAGATGTGATAACACTTTATCAGGGGATTCAAGAGTTAGCAGGTCGTGATATTCAGGTTGAGTATGCATTAGGCTGCCATATTCGTGATTGTTCAAATGAATATCTTGAAGAGGCTATTGAACTAGCACAAAAAAGTGATGTTGTTATTTTGGCGATTGGTGGTTCAAGTGCACGAAATTTTAAAATGGAATTTGAAAGTAATGGGGCTGTAAAAACAAGCTATGATAAAAATGAGATGAATTGTGGTGAAAATGTTGATATGGCTTCATTAGAATTAGAAGGTTTACAAGTTGAATTGGTGAAACGTATAAAACAGGTTAATGATCAGATTGTGACTGTTTTAATTCAAGGACGACCTCATGCGATTGAGAACATTGTTGATGAAAGTCGGGCAATATTAGCAGCGTGGTATCCTGGAAATCTAGGTGGTCAAGCTATTGCAGAAACACTATTTGGTCAAAATAATCCAAGTGGAAAATTATCTATGTCTTTGCCACGTTCATCAATGCAATTGCCATGTTTTTATAATGGTAAGTATTCTGGAGCGAAGGAAGATTATATTGATATGTCTGGGAAGCCATTATACCCATTTGGATATGGATTGAGTTATAGTCAGTTTGATTATACTGATATCAAATTATCTCAAGACACTATAACTATCAATGAATTAGAAAGTCAGGGATTAGACATTCGTCTAAAAATAAGTAATTTAAGTCATTATGACGGTTATGAAATTGTTCAGATTTATTTGATTGATAATGAATCTTCTATTACACGAAGATATAAAGAACTCAAAGCATTTCAAAAAGTTTTTATAAAAAAACAAAGTCAACAGGAAATATCTATTCATTTAAATAGCGATGCATTTAAAATATGGGATTATGAAATGAAGCATATTATTGAAAGTGGTACAGTAGATATTTTAATCGCTAAAAATTCAGAAGATTATATAACAAAAACATTAACAATATTAGAAGTATAA
- a CDS encoding AAA family ATPase, giving the protein MLTQFHEKAQKAIVIAESIAFDLGHSSVGSEHLLLSLLKMKDSPFSKILKAYQVDDEMIYEDIVRLFGEKDIQPFYMEYSEVVKKILEDAMSMSNAKKENKVSLNTLSIAMLMQRESVAVELLNKYHVPFEDVKKELSEEKSLLHELDLIHELTNFNTLVKKQEKLMIGRDQELEQLFLTLCKKEKNNALLIGKAGVGKTALVEKLALKINNHEVPDALKNKVVYELNLSSIVAGTKYRGEFEEKFKKIIDKVIQAKEAILFIDEIHNLIGAGGAEGAIDASNILKPYLARKDLTIIGATTIEEYYKYFEKDQAMNRRFAVIKLKENTQTETKAILQGLKPQYENYHHIHIEDQLLDDVIQLCDDYLIQRVFPDKALDVLDLACVKANFLHQDSLEKSNIEKVIEEITGMTLSPFSYHNLEQELKKVIIGQDQALHTIVESLESLAQYPHAHKPKGVYLLVGSSGIGKTQTAKELARLLNRHFVKLDMSEYSEPSSVSKIIGSPPGYVGYDDHSSLLHEVILHPNSILLLDEIEKAHPQVMHLFLQVFDEGVLKDNHHHQISFKDTLIIMTSNVMSQNKPSVGFKKKAYSKDSLKEVFSEEFLNRIDEIVPYQLLHKQALKDILIQNAPIHLSTTMINDILTDYDYTIGARGILTKMKKYIVSKNR; this is encoded by the coding sequence ATGCTCACACAATTTCATGAAAAGGCACAAAAAGCAATTGTGATTGCTGAGAGTATTGCTTTTGATTTAGGACATAGTAGTGTTGGAAGCGAACATCTTCTCTTGTCTCTTTTAAAGATGAAAGATAGTCCTTTTTCAAAAATATTAAAGGCATATCAAGTTGATGATGAAATGATATATGAGGATATTGTAAGGTTGTTTGGAGAAAAAGATATTCAACCTTTTTATATGGAATATAGCGAAGTTGTCAAAAAGATATTAGAAGATGCAATGAGTATGAGTAATGCAAAAAAAGAAAATAAAGTTTCTTTAAATACATTATCAATTGCTATGCTAATGCAAAGAGAAAGTGTTGCTGTTGAATTATTAAATAAGTATCATGTTCCTTTTGAGGATGTTAAAAAAGAATTAAGTGAAGAAAAATCATTACTACATGAATTAGATTTAATTCATGAATTGACGAATTTTAACACATTGGTAAAAAAACAAGAGAAACTCATGATTGGACGTGATCAGGAATTAGAACAACTTTTTTTAACTTTATGTAAAAAAGAGAAGAATAATGCATTATTAATTGGTAAGGCAGGGGTAGGTAAAACTGCTCTTGTTGAAAAATTAGCTTTAAAAATTAATAATCATGAGGTTCCAGATGCACTCAAGAATAAAGTGGTTTATGAATTAAATTTATCAAGTATTGTTGCTGGAACAAAATATCGTGGTGAATTTGAAGAGAAGTTTAAAAAAATTATTGATAAAGTGATTCAAGCCAAAGAGGCTATATTATTTATTGATGAAATTCATAATTTAATTGGTGCTGGAGGAGCAGAAGGGGCTATAGATGCTTCCAATATTTTAAAGCCATATCTTGCTAGAAAAGATTTAACAATTATTGGAGCAACCACAATTGAAGAATATTATAAATATTTTGAAAAAGATCAAGCAATGAATAGACGTTTTGCAGTCATTAAATTAAAAGAAAATACACAAACGGAAACAAAAGCCATATTACAAGGATTAAAGCCTCAATATGAAAATTATCATCATATTCATATTGAAGATCAATTACTTGATGATGTTATTCAATTATGTGATGATTATTTAATCCAACGTGTTTTTCCAGATAAAGCATTAGATGTTTTAGATTTAGCTTGTGTTAAAGCCAATTTTCTGCATCAGGATAGTTTAGAAAAATCAAATATCGAAAAAGTTATAGAAGAAATAACAGGTATGACACTTAGTCCTTTTTCTTATCACAATCTAGAACAAGAATTGAAAAAAGTCATTATTGGACAAGATCAGGCACTTCATACAATTGTAGAATCTTTAGAATCATTAGCTCAATATCCGCATGCCCATAAACCTAAAGGTGTTTATTTGTTGGTTGGAAGCAGTGGTATTGGGAAAACACAAACAGCGAAAGAACTTGCAAGATTGTTAAATAGACACTTTGTTAAACTGGATATGTCAGAATATAGTGAACCAAGCAGTGTTTCTAAAATTATTGGTTCACCTCCAGGATATGTAGGTTATGATGATCATTCTTCATTATTGCATGAAGTCATTTTACATCCTAATAGTATTCTATTATTAGATGAAATTGAAAAGGCTCATCCTCAAGTTATGCATTTATTTTTACAGGTTTTTGATGAAGGTGTCCTTAAAGATAACCATCATCATCAAATATCATTTAAAGATACATTAATTATTATGACTTCAAATGTCATGTCGCAAAATAAACCAAGTGTTGGATTTAAGAAAAAAGCCTATTCAAAAGATAGTTTAAAAGAAGTATTTAGTGAAGAATTCTTAAATAGAATTGATGAAATCGTTCCATATCAATTATTGCATAAACAAGCGTTAAAAGATATATTGATACAAAATGCACCCATTCATCTTTCAACGACTATGATTAATGATATTTTAACAGATTATGATTATACAATTGGAGCACGTGGAATACTGACCAAGATGAAGAAATATATTGTATCAAAAAATAGATAG
- a CDS encoding ABC transporter ATP-binding protein yields MEEYVLQAKNLTKIYGLHTENEFEALHSIDFAVRLGEFICVMGPSGSGKSTFINNISTIDIPTYGSVRIHDIDIRTMSSQEIGRFRYQNLGFVFQDFNLLDTHTLYENIAMPLALAKVKQADISQRVKEMAEQFNIAHLLKKYPYQCSGGQKQRAAICRALIANPQIIIADEPTGNLDSENSHELLMLLKRLNEQNHVTIIMVSHDPLIASYSSRLIYIKDGYIEETLERHQLSQDEYFEQIVELNSVESRRLFQK; encoded by the coding sequence ATGGAAGAATATGTTTTACAAGCTAAGAATTTAACAAAAATATATGGACTTCATACAGAAAATGAGTTTGAGGCCTTACATAGTATTGATTTTGCAGTCCGTTTGGGAGAATTTATTTGTGTAATGGGACCAAGTGGTAGTGGGAAATCAACTTTTATTAATAATATTTCAACAATTGATATCCCAACATATGGATCAGTACGTATTCATGATATAGACATAAGAACAATGTCATCTCAGGAAATTGGTCGATTTCGTTATCAAAACTTAGGTTTTGTTTTTCAGGATTTTAATTTGCTGGATACTCATACACTTTATGAAAATATTGCTATGCCTTTGGCTTTGGCAAAAGTGAAACAGGCAGATATTAGCCAGCGTGTCAAAGAGATGGCAGAGCAGTTTAATATTGCGCATCTGTTAAAGAAATATCCTTATCAATGTTCAGGTGGACAAAAGCAACGTGCAGCTATTTGTCGTGCTTTAATAGCAAATCCACAGATTATTATTGCTGATGAACCAACGGGTAATCTTGATAGTGAAAATTCGCATGAACTGTTAATGTTGTTAAAGAGATTAAATGAACAAAATCATGTGACGATTATTATGGTTTCACATGATCCACTTATTGCTTCCTATTCATCACGTTTAATCTATATTAAAGATGGTTATATTGAAGAGACATTAGAGCGTCATCAGTTAAGTCAGGATGAATATTTTGAACAGATTGTTGAATTGAATTCAGTAGAATCAAGGAGGCTTTTTCAAAAATGA
- a CDS encoding FtsX-like permease family protein: MIREAFQSIQEDLQRSLFYWLTFVLTTLLIFVFFQIACSPMIGMTFINSQNNIVTYLSVFVLVICLLSVFFANDFYVKKKANDLAVRLVCGATFVQLAVFLLSQTVILFILAIPFAMVISVIILWLLPFTVPLTQEGFWVMITMLLCEIFWCTILNLGYAYRSSIVMLMQGDRAQKTTRIALPFHFHISTKKRLSLIMFIGPLVFIYIYGDVPSSFILFSMVGMIGMRQCLRQILIPYIDDYIQEHLENPYQLAYLGFLRRDIIYMENYIVFLITSVILMIGLFVMGLDDTVYQALIYMTYVAMNCLLSLTILFRFATETVGRQKLFLTLMRIGYQKHDLYKMIQKEITLFYSIILGLNLFYMLHIFISLLIHQFMNIYMVMLLTIGVCIPLLLCGFINYWQYKKQMEM; this comes from the coding sequence ATGATAAGGGAAGCTTTTCAATCTATTCAAGAAGATTTACAACGTTCTCTTTTTTACTGGCTAACTTTTGTTTTAACAACTTTATTAATCTTTGTTTTCTTTCAAATTGCTTGTTCACCAATGATTGGAATGACTTTTATTAATAGTCAAAATAATATTGTGACTTATTTAAGTGTTTTTGTGTTAGTGATTTGTCTTTTATCAGTCTTTTTTGCGAATGATTTTTATGTTAAGAAAAAAGCAAATGATTTAGCTGTTCGATTGGTTTGTGGAGCGACTTTTGTTCAATTGGCTGTTTTCTTATTATCACAGACTGTTATTTTGTTTATACTGGCTATTCCTTTTGCAATGGTGATTTCTGTTATTATTTTATGGCTTTTACCATTTACAGTGCCATTAACTCAAGAAGGGTTTTGGGTTATGATAACAATGCTTTTATGTGAGATTTTCTGGTGTACTATTTTGAATTTAGGGTATGCTTATCGTAGTTCTATTGTCATGCTGATGCAAGGTGACCGTGCTCAAAAAACAACACGTATTGCTTTACCTTTTCATTTTCATATATCAACAAAAAAACGTTTAAGTCTGATTATGTTTATTGGACCTCTTGTTTTTATTTATATATATGGAGATGTTCCATCATCTTTTATTCTTTTTTCTATGGTTGGAATGATTGGGATGCGGCAATGTTTACGACAAATATTGATTCCTTATATTGATGATTATATTCAAGAACATTTAGAAAATCCTTATCAGTTAGCTTATTTAGGTTTTTTAAGACGAGATATTATTTATATGGAAAACTATATTGTTTTTTTAATTACAAGTGTGATTTTAATGATAGGTTTATTTGTGATGGGGTTAGATGATACTGTGTATCAAGCATTGATTTATATGACTTATGTTGCAATGAATTGTTTGTTATCATTAACGATACTGTTTCGTTTTGCAACAGAAACAGTAGGACGTCAAAAACTTTTTTTGACATTAATGCGAATTGGTTATCAAAAACATGATTTATATAAAATGATTCAAAAGGAAATAACACTTTTTTATAGTATAATATTAGGATTGAATTTATTTTATATGTTACATATATTTATATCTTTATTGATTCATCAGTTTATGAATATTTATATGGTGATGTTGCTTACTATAGGAGTATGTATACCATTATTATTATGTGGATTTATTAATTACTGGCAATATAAAAAACAGATGGAAATGTAG
- a CDS encoding phosphotransferase-like protein, translated as MIVLITGASHTGKTALAQRMLEKYQYPYLSIDHLKMGLIRSQNTKLTPMSDEQALTQYLWPIVCEMVKTAIENGQNLIVEGCYIPFDWSNDFEKEYLDYIKYYCLVMSEDYIKKYFESIKGYANIIERRLEDESCTLESVLEDNARFLKRAQSHNVNYLLIDDKYEINIDE; from the coding sequence ATGATTGTGTTGATAACCGGTGCCTCACATACAGGCAAAACAGCCCTTGCTCAAAGAATGCTTGAAAAATATCAGTATCCCTATTTATCAATAGACCATTTAAAAATGGGATTAATTCGTAGTCAAAATACAAAACTAACACCAATGAGTGATGAACAAGCCCTGACTCAGTATTTATGGCCTATTGTTTGTGAAATGGTTAAGACTGCTATAGAGAATGGACAAAATTTGATTGTAGAGGGATGTTATATTCCTTTTGATTGGTCAAATGATTTTGAAAAAGAGTATCTTGATTATATTAAATATTATTGTCTGGTGATGAGTGAGGATTATATTAAAAAATATTTTGAAAGTATTAAAGGGTATGCCAATATCATAGAAAGACGTTTAGAAGATGAGAGTTGTACTTTAGAAAGTGTTTTAGAAGATAATGCTCGCTTCTTAAAGCGGGCTCAAAGTCATAATGTGAATTATTTACTGATTGATGATAAGTATGAAATCAATATTGATGAATAG
- the ispD gene encoding 2-C-methyl-D-erythritol 4-phosphate cytidylyltransferase yields the protein MYSVIILCAGKGTRTGLQYNKMLYQINDKTIYEMTLDCFRQDSRCQQIIVVTQPYERDTFKQLSDDQRIIFVDGGVERQDSVYEGLQHVTSQYVLIHDGARPHLKKQSIDALLTCLDTHKACLLMVPCKDTIKRVVDGQVIETLKRSELMQAQTPQAFHTDIVKEAYRQGILAHYEATDDAQMVEMFSHEKVYAVMGDYENSKITTKEDLI from the coding sequence ATGTATAGTGTAATTATTTTATGTGCTGGTAAGGGAACAAGAACAGGTTTGCAATACAATAAGATGCTTTATCAAATAAACGACAAAACAATATATGAAATGACTCTTGATTGTTTTAGACAAGATTCTAGATGTCAACAAATTATTGTTGTGACACAACCCTATGAAAGAGATACATTTAAGCAGTTATCTGATGATCAAAGAATTATATTTGTTGATGGTGGAGTAGAGCGACAAGATAGTGTGTATGAAGGACTTCAGCATGTGACATCTCAATATGTATTGATCCATGATGGCGCAAGACCTCATTTGAAAAAACAATCTATTGATGCATTACTGACATGTCTAGATACCCATAAAGCATGTTTATTAATGGTCCCTTGTAAAGATACAATTAAAAGAGTTGTTGATGGACAGGTTATTGAAACTTTAAAGCGAAGTGAATTAATGCAGGCTCAAACACCTCAGGCTTTTCATACTGATATTGTAAAGGAAGCTTATCGTCAAGGAATTTTGGCTCATTATGAAGCTACTGATGATGCGCAGATGGTAGAGATGTTTAGTCATGAAAAGGTTTATGCTGTAATGGGTGATTATGAGAATTCTAAAATAACAACAAAAGAAGATTTGATATAA
- a CDS encoding glycoside hydrolase family 10 protein has product MRKKRQSITVILILLCISFIVYFFFPQVSCTLSSFNKRAVWLTYSDLAKFSYESKKAFINDFEEAIDNVEKYKNNTVIVQVRPFADALYQSQIFPISKVITQRSSLSFDPLEEMVKIAHDHGLSIEAWINPYRISLNKTTYQQFIQLSPKSSWLEDTSKSIGYATFKYILNPASQDVRDYIVAGVKEIVENYEVDGIHFDDYFYVDGTHTGTTQNQRLDNVNVLIQDVYQSIKAINQNVTFGISPQGNYQNCINEGADVDTWLKEEGFIDYLMPQIYWSDQYGTDGKTKMFTNRTKQFAGLKRRDDVILYAGLALYRAGEEADVDQGWQATSDNLSQQIQILYQNKYQGYSLFNYSSLLKRTGQKEMDELIRAHPYN; this is encoded by the coding sequence ATGAGAAAAAAGCGACAAAGTATAACTGTTATTCTCATTTTGTTGTGTATAAGTTTTATTGTTTATTTCTTTTTTCCACAAGTTTCATGTACCCTTTCTTCCTTTAATAAAAGAGCTGTTTGGTTAACTTATTCAGATTTAGCTAAGTTTTCATATGAATCAAAAAAAGCATTTATTAATGATTTTGAAGAAGCAATAGACAATGTTGAAAAATATAAAAATAATACAGTCATCGTACAAGTGAGACCTTTTGCTGACGCTCTCTATCAATCTCAAATATTTCCTATTTCAAAAGTGATTACACAAAGATCATCATTATCTTTTGATCCTTTAGAAGAGATGGTTAAAATTGCTCATGATCATGGTTTATCTATAGAAGCATGGATTAATCCCTATCGAATTTCTCTCAATAAAACAACATATCAGCAATTTATCCAATTATCACCAAAAAGTTCATGGTTAGAAGATACAAGCAAATCTATAGGATATGCCACCTTTAAATATATTTTGAATCCTGCAAGTCAGGATGTAAGAGATTATATTGTTGCTGGAGTGAAAGAAATTGTAGAAAATTATGAAGTAGATGGCATTCATTTTGATGATTATTTTTATGTTGATGGAACACATACAGGAACAACGCAGAATCAGAGACTAGATAATGTGAATGTCTTGATTCAAGATGTTTATCAAAGTATTAAAGCAATTAATCAAAATGTCACTTTTGGAATTAGTCCTCAGGGTAATTATCAAAATTGTATCAATGAAGGTGCAGATGTTGATACATGGTTAAAGGAAGAAGGGTTCATTGATTATCTTATGCCACAGATATATTGGAGTGATCAATATGGAACTGATGGAAAAACAAAGATGTTTACAAATCGAACAAAACAGTTTGCTGGATTAAAGCGTCGAGATGATGTTATTTTGTATGCTGGTTTAGCTTTGTATCGTGCTGGAGAAGAAGCTGATGTTGATCAAGGATGGCAAGCAACATCTGATAATTTATCTCAACAAATTCAAATTCTTTATCAAAATAAATATCAGGGATATAGTTTGTTTAATTATTCTTCATTATTAAAAAGGACTGGTCAAAAAGAAATGGATGAACTGATTAGAGCCCATCCCTATAATTAA